The segment GACCTGAGTCAGCACAGCGAAAGCGCATACGTGCTCGCGTCCGACTATGACGAAGGAGCTTCGGCGTTGTCCGGTCACGCTCCGGCCAGAGCCAAAGCAGCAACGTCTCGGACCTGAGGCACAAAGACTTACACGTATGCCTGTAATGGCTTTATTGTGTGGATGGTAAATTTAGCCGGGAGGAAGCTGTGACCAGGGAAACACCATTACCCGAAAGTTTTTTTACATCGATCAAAAGGCTTTGCGGTGTGCCAAACGCATTCTGCGCGTCCGCACCGATGCGGAGGCGATTCCTCTGGCGTTAGAACGCGTCGCCGAAGCGGTAACCCGGATATTGCATAAAAGTGGCGGTCGCCATCAACCGATCCCGATCATTCTGGCGGATTGCCATTCCCGTCTTTGCTCTTTTCGTGGCGCTAAACTATGCGCCGATCTTTGAAGGTAAGATCCCGTTTCCGCGCGATCTCGTTCTGACTCATGCGGCGTGGGAAGGACATCGTCCCGCAGCCCTGCGTTTATACCCTTCAATTATTGATGTTCCGGCGGTGTTCTATCCGTTTCATGTTCTGGCTTCGCGCGCGGCTCGCGAAAGAACGTTTCCGTTGTGGAATCTGCTTCCTCGCGGCAATCGAACTACTCACATTCAGTTATGGCTACCTGGGGTTCGCCGCACCAAACGAAGTCTTTCCGCCGGCGCCAGTCTTTGATTTTCTTGCCAGACAGGGTAATCCCGCGGAGTTTCGCATCGCGAAGGTCGGCTATCCGATACCTGCGAACTCAGGAATGTTCTATGGGGTCGAAATGGCTGAGGGCTATGACCTGCCTATCGAGCGCACCCGGTTGTTCACGCAGGGGCTGACGGAGAATCGCGACGATGGCGTGTTTTTTCTGGCCGACAAGATTGTGGAGACGAACGATCGGCGGCTAGATCTGATGAATTTGAAATACATTGTGACCAGCTGGCCAAGTCCGGAGTTCGATCGACTCGTCAGGCGGTCCGATCGTTTTGCCGTTGTTTATGAGGAAGGCGCAATCGCGGTCTTCGAGAACAAATCCGTATTGCCGCGAGCTTTTGTCGTGCCGGAGCAAGGCGTCGAAGTCATCCCGGATCCGGCAGCCCAGCTTAACCGTTTGAAGGACGTTTCTTTTGATCCGCAGAAAGCGGTCATCGTTTCGCGGTCTCCTGTTGAAGCTGCCGGCGGCGACGAACCTTTCAGCGGTGATGTCCGCCTCTCCGAATCCCACAACCACGAGACGGTTCTGCAGACCCGCGGTTCCGGGCCTTCCATCCTGGTTTTGAGCCAGACGTACTATAGCGGCTGGCAGGCCACGATCGACGGCAGAGAAGCGTCCGTTGAGCCCGTCGACTTTGCCTTGTCAGGCGTGGCTTTGCCCTCCGGCACGCATGAGGTCCGGTTTGTCTATCGCCCGGAAAGCTTCAGACTGGGCGCCTTGATTCGCTGATATCTCTGGCTGTCGTTGTGAGTGCGGTACGCCGCCGGTCCATCCACCTTAAATGATTTCCCCGTTCGCGCTCTGCATCGCTTCGGCCACGGGCGCAGATTCTATCAAGAAGGGAATGTGATTCGCCTGCAATCCT is part of the Terriglobia bacterium genome and harbors:
- a CDS encoding YfhO family protein, whose translation is MFWLRARLAKERFRCGICFLAAIELLTFSYGYLGFAAPNEVFPPAPVFDFLARQGNPAEFRIAKVGYPIPANSGMFYGVEMAEGYDLPIERTRLFTQGLTENRDDGVFFLADKIVETNDRRLDLMNLKYIVTSWPSPEFDRLVRRSDRFAVVYEEGAIAVFENKSVLPRAFVVPEQGVEVIPDPAAQLNRLKDVSFDPQKAVIVSRSPVEAAGGDEPFSGDVRLSESHNHETVLQTRGSGPSILVLSQTYYSGWQATIDGREASVEPVDFALSGVALPSGTHEVRFVYRPESFRLGALIR